A single region of the Coregonus clupeaformis isolate EN_2021a chromosome 16, ASM2061545v1, whole genome shotgun sequence genome encodes:
- the LOC121584771 gene encoding coiled-coil domain-containing protein 92, whose protein sequence is MASPNGTLENQLHSAQKNLLFLQQDHAKTLKGLHAEIRRLQQHCTDLTYKLTVRSSDPTDSSEARCRELHSKCEELEAQLKVKEEENTELLRDLEQKNAMISVLENTIKEREKKYLEELKMKSHKLAVLSGELEQRASTIAYLTSQLHATKKKLLAGSSSEASPNVSPVSSYKPTPPPAKDRQPGPETPRRRMKKSLSQPLHSELTEVYRLGSDGRRMVLREAVDAMPDPTPFLQAARDTPDLQMVRDRPAVIPPITCDHSSSPRHSPARDRQHQAHVGVAHRIHHSTPLLAPPQPELEILSVDQVNGGKVVRKRSGADRTV, encoded by the exons ATGGCGTCCCCCAATGGTACCCTGGAGAATCAGCTGCACAGCGCCCAGAAGAACCTGCTCTTCCTCCAGCAGGACCATGCCAAAACACTGAAAGGTCTACATGCAGAGATCCGCAGACTACAACAGCACTGCACAG ACTTGACCTATAAGCTGACAGTGAGAAGTTCAGATCCAACAG ACAGCAGCGAGGCGCGCTGCAGGGAGCTGCACAGTAAGTGTGAGGAGCTGGAGGCTCAGCTTaaggtgaaggaggaggagaacacGGAGCTGCTGAGGGACCTGGAGCAGAAGAACGCCATGATCTCTGTCCTGGAGAACACTAtcaaggagagggagaagaagtaCCTGGAGGAGCTGAAGATGAAGAGCCACAAGCTGGCTGTCCTGTCTGGGGAGCTGGAGCAGAGAGCCAGCACCATCGCCTACCTCACCTCTCAGCTCCATGCCACCAAGAAAAAGCTCCTGGCAGGCAGCTCCTCCGAGGCCAGCCCCAACGTCAGCCCTGTGAGCTCCTACAAGCCCACCCCTCCCCCAGCCAAAGACCGGCAGCCTGGCCCTGAGACCCCTCGCCGCCGAATGAAAAAGAGCCTGTCTCAGCCGCTGCACTCTGAGTTAACCGAGGTGTACCGGCTGGGTTCTGATGGGAGGAGGATGGTCCTACGGGAGGCGGTGGACGCCATGCCCGACCCCACCCCCTTCCTGCAGGCAGCTCGAGACACACCTGATCTGCAGATGGTACGAGACCGGCCTGCCGTCATCCCCCCCATCACCTGTGATCATTCGTCCAGCCCCCGCCACAGCCCGGCACGGGACCGCCAGCACCAGGCACACGTTGGCGTGGCACACCGCATCCACCACAGCACCCCTCTCCTGGCACCGCCTCAGCCAGAGCTGGAGATCCTGTCTGTGGACCAGGTCAATGGGGGCAAGGTGGTGAGGAAGCGCTCAGGGGCAGACCGAACCGtttaa